One segment of Ricinus communis isolate WT05 ecotype wild-type chromosome 8, ASM1957865v1, whole genome shotgun sequence DNA contains the following:
- the LOC8277200 gene encoding 65-kDa microtubule-associated protein 5, translated as MATVFSPVSPSRTTCGSLLLELQKIWDEIGEGDSERDKMLLQLEQECLDIYRRKVELTRKYKADLLLSLADAEAEISHIISALGENVSFSRGKGTLKQQISALKPALEDLRLKKQGRMKDFNETQMQIARIHAEINGTEYSSKLIDPQVDENDLTVRRLGELQSHLKELQNEKSLRLQKVNSNISIIHDLSVVMSIDFLNTVNDINPSLTDLTNGQSKSISNDILARLTGVIHSLKQEKKLRLQKLQVLGCKLTELWNLMDTPVEEQKRWDYATFLISASVDDASRPGCLALEVIEQAEVEVERLNVLKVSKLKELVFKRQNELEEIYRGVHMDVDGDAARQILISLIESGNADLADLLSSMDDQIRKAKDQALSRKDILERVEKWKCASEEEQWLDEYERDENRYNAGRGAHKNLKRAEKARILVSKIPSIVENLTAKVKAWELEKGISFLYDKAPLLKTLEEYTEMRQEREEEKRRSREQKRQQEQFAAEQEALYGSRPKKPLGQSTSANTMAGTPTGRRVATPGRHVISAGKERRESRFHNATPINYVALPKDDSASRGS; from the exons atggCAACTGTCTTCTCGCCAGTCTCTCCTTCTCGCACTACTTGTGGATCTCTCCTTCTCGAATTGCAG aAAATCTGGGATGAAATTGGGGAAGGTGATAGTGAAAGAGACAAGATGCTCTTGCAACTGGAGCAAGAATGTCTTGATATTTACCGTAGAAAGGTGGAATTGACTAGAAAGTACAAAGCTGATTTACTTCTGTCATTGGCTGATgctgaagctgaaatttccCATATTATTTCTGCTCTTGGGGAAAATGTCTCCTTTTCACGG GGAAAGGGCACTCTCAAGCAGCAAATATCTGCCCTAAAGCCTGCTTTGGAAGATTTGAGGTTAAAAAAGCAAGGAAGAATGAAAGACTTTAATGAGACACAAATGCAGATTGCTCGAATTCATGCAGAAATAAATGGCACCGAGTATTCAAGCAAGTTAATTGACCCACAAGTTGATGAAAATGATTTGACAGTGAGGAGATTGGGGGAGCTGCAGTCACATCTTAAGGAACTTCAAAATGAAAAG AGTTTGCGATTACAAAAAGTTAATAGCAACATTAGCATTATCCATGACCTATCAGTTGTGATGTCGATCGATTTCTTGAACACTGTTAATGATATTAATCCTAGCTTGACTGATCTTACAAATGGTCAATCCAAGAGCATCAGCAATGACATACTTGCTAGATTGACGGGTGTGATACATTCACTAAAACAGGAGAAGAAACTAAGGCTACAAAAG CTTCAAGTTCTTGGATGCAAATTGACAGAGCTATGGAATCTCATGGACACACCTGTTGAGGAGCAGAAAAGATGGGACTATGCTACTTTCTTGATTTCTGCCTCAGTGGATGATGCGTCAAGGCCGGGGTGCCTTGCTCTTGAAGTTATTGAACAG GCTGAGGTTGAAGTTGAGAGATTGAATGTTCTCAAAGTCAGCAAGTTGAAGGAGTTAGTTTTCAAGAGGCAAAATGAGCTGGAAGAAATCTACCGAGGAGTTCATATGGATGTAGATGGTGATGCAGCAAGGCAGATTCTCATTAGCCTCATAGAATCTG GTAATGCTGATCTAGCTGATTTGCTCTCAAGCATGGATGACCAGATCAGAAAAGCTAAAGACCAAGCTTTAAGCCGGAAGGATATCTTGGAAAGAGTAGAGAAGTGGAAATGTGCATCCGAGGAAGAACAGTGGCTAGATGAATATGAAAGG GATGAGAATCGCTATAATGCGGGAAGAGGAGCCCACAAAAATCTGAAACGTGCAGAAAAAGCACGGATTCTGGTCAGCAAAATACCAT CTATTGTTGAGAATTTGACTGCAAAGGTGAAAGCATGGGAACTGGAGAAGGGAATTTCATTCTTGTATGACAAG GCTCCCCTGTTAAAAACTCTGGAGGAATATACTGAAATGAGACAGGAGAGAGAGGAAGAGAAGCGGCGATCTCGG GAACAGAAACGTCAGCAAGAGCAATTTGCTGCTGAACAAGAGGCACTCTACGGTTCAAGACCGAAGAAGCCTTTGGGCCAGAGCACAAGTGCCAACACCATGGCTGGAACACCAACTGGCCGCCGTGTGGCTACTCCAGGCCGTCATGTAATCTCCGCAGGGAAAGAGCGTAGAGAGAGCAGGTTTCATAATGCAACACCTATAAACTATGTTGCTCTTCCTAAGGATGATTCAGCCTCTCGCGGCAGCTGA
- the LOC8277201 gene encoding NAC domain-containing protein 41: protein MKTPPPAAVIRLPPGYRFQPSVEELINVFLRKKLNGETLPHDTVFEVDLYGDKEPWMIFNKDLQQTFYVFTHLKNISGSRIKRTAGCGTWEGQKTDGVRDSMGQLIGFQKLLSFEVAEAHSSIARGNGRWIMHEFSIRRDDKYVLCRVRNKELDKAKPMASLEVDESQEVHARKCGQGDDDENHSRKRLREGEFGGSNLCFPVVVCQGTAYQGFDCRPLSLQRGNNPQQSQTNTENVYYDDDVSCRGADEGTVKQEFDRQTIEGGNNDLHTNTNNVHGSNNLQHSNTNTSNVHEESATLETWLKELDTVLDSSETLKTIE, encoded by the coding sequence ATGAAAACCCCGCCTCCTGCTGCTGTTATCAGATTGCCTCCGGGATATCGGTTTCAACCTTCTGTGGAAGAGCTAATCAATGTGTTTCTTCGGAAGAAACTGAATGGGGAGACTCTACCTCATGATACTGTGTTTGAGGTTGATCTTTATGGAGACAAAGAGCCTTGGATGATCTTCAACAAAGATTTACAGCAaactttttatgtttttacaCATTTGAAGAACATCAGTGGCTCGAGGATCAAAAGAACTGCTGGTTGTGGGACTTGGGAGGGTCAAAAAACGGATGGGGTTAGAGATAGCATGGGTCAGCTTATTGGGTTCCAAAAATTGTTGTCTTTTGAAGTTGCGGAAGCTCACAGTTCTATAGCTAGAGGCAATGGACGATGGATCATGCACGAGTTTTCCATTAGAAGGGATGACAAGTATGTGCTTTGTAGAGTTAGAAACAAAGAGTTGGATAAAGCAAAACCAATGGCATCTCTTGAAGTTGACGAATCGCAGGAGGTTCATGCAAGAAAATGCGGCCAAGGAGATGATGATGAAAATCATTCAAGGAAAAGACTTCGGGAAGGTGAATTTGGCGGCTCGAACCTATGTTTTCCAGTGGTCGTCTGCCAAGGCACTGCGTATCAAGGGTTTGATTGTCGGCCACTCAGTCTACAGAGAGGAAACAATCCACAGCAGTCACAGACTAACACCGAGAATGTTtattatgatgatgatgtttcCTGCAGGGGGGCTGATGAAGGCACTGTCAAACAAGAATTTGATCGTCAAACGATAGAGGGAGGAAACAATGATTTACATACCAACACTAATAATGTTCATGGAAGCAATAATTTACAACATTCAAATACCAACACTAGTAATGTTCATGAGGAATCTGCGACTTTAGAAACTTGGTTGAAGGAACTTGATACTGTTTTGGATTCATCAGAGACATTAAAAACTATTGAATAG
- the LOC8277198 gene encoding uncharacterized protein LOC8277198 isoform X2, translating into MKNTAMNEISFPLISKEVSIKDIMKSSCYIHDIPPQEIHYVHFPYPKTYSREECACTPVRFFVIMSMQRSGSGWFETLLNSHPNVSSNGEIFSVKQRRSSISTIQATLDTVFGLEWVSSAAKNDCIAAVGFKWMLNQGVMVYHREIMDYFNQKGVSVIFLFRKNLLRRLVSVLANAYDRDAKQINGTHKSHVHTREEANLLAKFKPVLNISALISDLSSAEHTMTEALEFFKSCRHLLLYYEDLMKNPKALSEAQEFLRVPIRNLVSHQVKIHVKPLSEQIYNWEEVYRTLEGSEYKYFLNYADYIL; encoded by the exons ATGAAAAACACAGCAATGAATGAG ATCTCCTTTCCTTTAATATCAAAAGAAGTATCAATCAAGGATATCATGAAGAGTAGTTGTTATATCCATGACATCCCACCTCAAGAAATCCACTATGTGCATTTTCCATATCCCAAGACTTATAGCAG GGAGGAATGTGCATGCACTCCAGTTCGATTCTTTGTTATTATGTCCATGCAGAGATCTGGAAGTGGGTGGTTTGAAACTTTGTTAAACAGTCACCCCAATGTAAGTTCAAATGGGGAAATTTTTTCAGTGAAACAGAGAAGAAGCAGTATATCAACCATTCAGGCAACATTAGATACTGTCTTTGGCTTAGAATGGGTCAGTAGCGCTGCAAAGAATGACTGCATTGCCGCAGTTGGATTTAAATGGATGCTTAATCAG GGTGTAATGGTTTATCACAGAGAAATCATGGATTATTTTAATCAGAAGGGCGTGTCTGTAATATTTCTCTTTCGGAAAAATCTTTTGCGGAGGCTTGTATCTGTGCTGGCTAATGCCTATGATAGAGATGCAAAGCAAATTAATGGCACCCATAAGTCTCATGTGCACACTAGGGAAGAG GCTAATTTACTTGCAAAGTTTAAGCCTGTACTTAATATTAGCGCCTTGATATCAGACCTTTCCAGTGCTGAGCATACCATGACAGAAGCTTTGGAATTCTTCAAGAGCTGTCGCCATTTACTTTTATACTATGAGGACCTGATGAAAAATCCCAAG GCTTTGTCCGAGGCACAAGAGTTTCTTAGAGTTCCAATCAGAAATCTAGTGAGCCATCAAGTGAAGATTCATGTTAAACCGCTTTCTGAACAAATCTATAATTGGGAGGAAGTTTATAGGACACTTGAAGGATCAGAATATAAGTATTTCCTAAATTATGCAGATTATATTTTGTGA
- the LOC8277199 gene encoding WAT1-related protein At5g07050: MKNQLGCCAKFLETSKPYFAMISLQFGYAGMNIITKVSLNRGMSHYVLVVYRHAFATAVIFPFAFIFERKAQPRITFPIFLQLFVLGLLGPVIDQNFYYAGLKFTSPTFSCAMSNMLPAMTFIMALIFRMEKLDIKKIRCQAKIAGTVVTVAGAMLMTLYKGPIVEMVWSKHVHPRKSYVTDTTGTTDKDWLKGSILLIIATLAWASLFVLQTKALKTYKNHQLSLTTLVCFMGTLQAIAVTFAMEHKTSAWQIGWDMNLLAAAYAGIVTSSISYYVQGLVIKKRGPVFATAFSPLMMIVVAIMGSFILAEKIFLGGVIGAVLIVIGLYAVLWGKHKERMVQDSDEEILDPVKGVQGNGNSVAIQDIEANEVDLQKVEANNNNNKLSAMAITMPMPIPELPIKVSQDPKA, encoded by the exons ATGAAGAACCAACTAGGATGCTGCGCCAAGTTTCTTGAGACTTCTAAACCCTACTTTGCCATGATCTCTTTACAATTTGGTTATGCAGGCATGAATATTATTACAAAAGTGTCACTTAATCGTGGCATGAGCCACTATGTTCTTGTGGTTTACCGCCATGCCTTTGCCACTGCAGTCATTTTCCCCTTCGCTTTCATTTTTGAGAG GAAAGCGCAGCCGAGGATTACCTTCCCAATTTTCCTGCAACTGTTTGTCCTTGGCCTTCTTGG GCCTGTGATAGACCAAAACTTCTACTATGCTGGGTTGAAATTCACTTCACCAACTTTCTCATGTGCAATGAGCAACATGCTTCCTGCTATGACATTTATCATGGCACTCATATTTAG AATGGAGAAACTGGacattaagaaaataagatgCCAAGCAAAGATTGCAGGGACTGTAGTAACAGTGGCAGGAGCAATGTTGATGACATTATACAAAGGTCCTATAGTAGAGATGGTGTGGTCTAAGCATGTTCATCCTCGTAAATCCTATGTTACTGATACTACTGGGACCACTGACAAAGACTGGCTCAAAGGCTCCATCCTTCTTATCATTGCTACTCTTGCCTGGGCTTCCTTGTTTGTATTACAA ACTAAAGCATTGAAGACGTACAAGAATCATCAGCTCTCTTTAACAACATTGGTCTGCTTTATGGGCACTCTACAAGCAATTGCTGTGACCTTTGCAATGGAGCACAAAACCTCTGCATGGCAAATTGGCTGGGACATGAACCTCCTTGCTGCTGCCTATGCT GGGATTGTGACATCAAGCATTTCATACTATGTCCAAGGATTAGTGATAAAGAAAAGGGGTCCAGTGTTTGCTACTGCTTTTAGCCCTTTGATGATGATAGTTGTTGCCATCATGGGTTCTTTCATCTTGGCAGAAAAGATATTCCTTGGAgg TGTGATTGGAGCTGTTTTGATAGTTATAGGGCTTTATGCAGTCCTATGGGGAAAGCACAAGGAGAGAATGGTACAGGATTCTGATGAAGAGATACTTGATCCTGTAAAGGGTGTTCAAGGGAATGGCAATTCAGTTGCAATTCAAGATATTGAAGCTAATGAAGTTGATTTGCAAAAAGTAGAAgctaacaacaataataacaagCTCTCTGCAATGGCCATTACCATGCCAATGCCTATACCTGAGCTTCCTATCAAAGTCAGCCAAGACCCCAAAGCCTAA
- the LOC8277198 gene encoding uncharacterized protein LOC8277198 isoform X1: protein MKNTAMNEITLSSKLSKKSIFLFTVIGFGVYICYLCLQQISFPLISKEVSIKDIMKSSCYIHDIPPQEIHYVHFPYPKTYSREECACTPVRFFVIMSMQRSGSGWFETLLNSHPNVSSNGEIFSVKQRRSSISTIQATLDTVFGLEWVSSAAKNDCIAAVGFKWMLNQGVMVYHREIMDYFNQKGVSVIFLFRKNLLRRLVSVLANAYDRDAKQINGTHKSHVHTREEANLLAKFKPVLNISALISDLSSAEHTMTEALEFFKSCRHLLLYYEDLMKNPKALSEAQEFLRVPIRNLVSHQVKIHVKPLSEQIYNWEEVYRTLEGSEYKYFLNYADYIL, encoded by the exons ATGAAAAACACAGCAATGAATGAG ATTACTTTATCATCCAAGTTATCAAAGaaatcaatttttcttttcactgtAATTGGATTTGGCGTATACATTTGCTATCTATGCCTTCAGCAGATCTCCTTTCCTTTAATATCAAAAGAAGTATCAATCAAGGATATCATGAAGAGTAGTTGTTATATCCATGACATCCCACCTCAAGAAATCCACTATGTGCATTTTCCATATCCCAAGACTTATAGCAG GGAGGAATGTGCATGCACTCCAGTTCGATTCTTTGTTATTATGTCCATGCAGAGATCTGGAAGTGGGTGGTTTGAAACTTTGTTAAACAGTCACCCCAATGTAAGTTCAAATGGGGAAATTTTTTCAGTGAAACAGAGAAGAAGCAGTATATCAACCATTCAGGCAACATTAGATACTGTCTTTGGCTTAGAATGGGTCAGTAGCGCTGCAAAGAATGACTGCATTGCCGCAGTTGGATTTAAATGGATGCTTAATCAG GGTGTAATGGTTTATCACAGAGAAATCATGGATTATTTTAATCAGAAGGGCGTGTCTGTAATATTTCTCTTTCGGAAAAATCTTTTGCGGAGGCTTGTATCTGTGCTGGCTAATGCCTATGATAGAGATGCAAAGCAAATTAATGGCACCCATAAGTCTCATGTGCACACTAGGGAAGAG GCTAATTTACTTGCAAAGTTTAAGCCTGTACTTAATATTAGCGCCTTGATATCAGACCTTTCCAGTGCTGAGCATACCATGACAGAAGCTTTGGAATTCTTCAAGAGCTGTCGCCATTTACTTTTATACTATGAGGACCTGATGAAAAATCCCAAG GCTTTGTCCGAGGCACAAGAGTTTCTTAGAGTTCCAATCAGAAATCTAGTGAGCCATCAAGTGAAGATTCATGTTAAACCGCTTTCTGAACAAATCTATAATTGGGAGGAAGTTTATAGGACACTTGAAGGATCAGAATATAAGTATTTCCTAAATTATGCAGATTATATTTTGTGA